The following coding sequences are from one Gossypium raimondii isolate GPD5lz chromosome 4, ASM2569854v1, whole genome shotgun sequence window:
- the LOC105780198 gene encoding protein TRANSPARENT TESTA 16, producing the protein MGRGKIPIKRIENQTTRQVTFSKRRAGLLKKTHELSVLCDAQIGLIIFSTTGKMCQYCTEGYRMEQIIERYQKVTGTCIPEHDNREHLYNELAVLRKETRRLQLSMRRYTGEDMSSIPFEELDQLEHELERSVIKVRERKNELLQQQLDNLRRKERILEEENSNMYRWVQEHRAAIEYQQGGMEAKPVEHQQVVDQFSFFGEPSSVLQLATIPQQFQSYQLQLAQPNLQDSNV; encoded by the exons ATGGGACGTGGAAAGATACCGATCAAGAGGATTGAGAACCAGACGACTAGGCAAGTTACGTTTTCGAAGCGACGAGCTGGGTTATTGAAGAAGACCCATGAGTTGTCCGTGCTTTGTGACGCTCAGATTGGGCTCATCATCTTCTCCACTACCGGCAAGATGTGCCAGTATTGCACTGAGGGTTACAG AATGGAGCAAATCATAGAAAGGTATCAGAAGGTCACTGGAACTTGCATTCCTGAGCATGACAATCGG GAACATTTGTACAATGAATTGGCAGTGTTGAGGAAAGAAACTCGTCGCCTTCAACTAAGCATGCGACGCTACACTGGTGAAGACATGAGTTCTATACCATTCGAAGAGCTCGATCAACTTGAACACGAACTCGAACGCTCCGTCATCAAGGTCCGAGAGCGAAAG AATGAGCTCTTGCAACAACAACTGGATAACCTACGTAGAAAG GAGAGAATACTAGAGGAAGAAAACAGCAATATGTACCGCTGG GTGCAGGAACACCGAGCGGCGATCGAGTATCAGCAGGGAGGAATGGAAGCTAAGCCAGTGGAGCATCAGCAAGTTGTGGATCAATTCTCTTTCTTTGGAGAACCAAGCAGTGTGCTTCAGCTTGCTACCATTCCTCAACAGTTCCAATCCTATCAGCTCCAGCTTGCTCAGCCCAACCTTCAAGATTCTAATGTCTAG
- the LOC105780196 gene encoding pentatricopeptide repeat-containing protein At5g08305 — protein sequence MFQALINVLVKCKSFSELKQIHALVITFGLRHDSPISSKLLSLAALSGAGNIDYAYRLFSTLPAPRVFDWNTVIRGYSISKNPNKSFSVFIKMLRAGVFPDYLTYPFLAKASARLLKPELGGAIHGHALKNGFQLDKFINNSLIHMYSSCHDIVYARRVFDEMPMKNIVSWNAMLDGYAKCGDMASARQVFDLMPQRDVVSWSCLIDGYVKNGDHKEALAIFAEMLVLGPKANEVTMVSVLCACAHLGALDQGRSMHCYVMDNGLQMTLVLRTSLVDMYAKCGAIEEALYVFRGVSNGKADVLFWNAMIGGLAIHGLVNESLELFIEMQIAGILPDEITYLCLLSACAHGGLVKEAWYFFECLGKHGMTPKSEHYACMVDVLARAGQVAEAYQFLCEMPVEPSSSLLGALLNGCLIYGKSDLAEIVGRKLIELDPDHDGRYIGLSNIYAAVKRWKEARTMREAMERRGVKKSAGFSCVEISGTLYSFIAHDETHPNSKQIYEILEFIVSQMKLDVHKDIQEYPSL from the coding sequence ATGTTCCAAGCTCTTATCAATGTCCTTGTTAAATGCAAATCATTCTCCGAATTAAAGCAAATCCATGCACTTGTAATAACGTTTGGTCTCCGCCATGATTCcccaatttcatcaaaacttcTCTCTCTCGCTGCTCTCTCCGGCGCCGGCAACATCGATTATGCCTACCGCCTATTCTCCACCCTACCCGCCCCTCGAGTCTTTGATTGGAACACCGTTATTCGAGGTTACTCCATCAGCAAAAATCCTAACAAATCATTTTCAGTTTTCATCAAAATGCTGAGAGCTGGGGTCTTCCCTGATTATTTAACATACCCTTTTCTCGCCAAGGCATCTGCTCGTCTTTTGAAGCCGGAACTTGGTGGTGCGATTCATGGCCACGCGTTGAAAAATGGGTTCCAGTTAGATAAGTTCATAAACAATTCTTTGATCCATATGTATTCTTCCTGCCATGACATAGTTTACGCCCGTCGGGTGTTTGATGAAATGCCGATGAAGAATATTGTTTCGTGGAACGCTATGTTGGATGGTTACGCCAAGTGTGGGGATATGGCTTCTGCGCGTCAAGTTTTCGATTTGATGCCTCAAAGGGACGTTGTTTCTTGGAGCTGTTTGATCGATGGGTATGTTAAGAACGGGGATCATAAGGAGGCCTTGGCAATCTTTGCAGAAATGCTAGTGTTGGGTCCCAAAGCTAATGAGGTAACTATGGTGAGTGTGTTGTGTGCTTGTGCACATTTGGGTGCGCTTGATCAAGGAAGGTCAATGCATTGTTATGTGATGGACAATGGGTTACAAATGACTTTGGTTTTGCGTACTTCTCTTGTTGATATGTATGCTAAATGTGGAGCAATAGAAGAAGCTTTATACGTCTTTCGTGGGGTTTCTAATGGTAAGGCCGATGTGTTGTTCTGGAATGCTATGATTGGAGGGCTTGCAATTCATGGTTTGGTTAATGAATCTCTTGAATTGTTTATTGAAATGCAAATAGCTGGGATTCTCCCTGATGAGATCACCTACCTGTGCTTGTTAAGTGCTTGTGCACATGGTGGATTAGTGAAGGAAGCTTGGTACTTCTTTGAGTGTCTTGGCAAACACGGTATGACTCCTAAGAGTGAACATTACGCTTGCATGGTGGACGTTCTAGCTCGAGCAGGGCAGGTAGCAGAAGCATACCAATTTCTATGTGAAATGCCCGTAGAGCCGAGCTCGTCATTGCTCGGTGCTCTGTTAAATGGGTGCTTAATATATGGAAAATCTGATCTTGCAGAAATAGTAGGAAGGAAACTAATCGAATTAGACCCAGATCACGATGGTAGATATATCGGCTTATCTAACATTTATGCGGCTGTCAAGCGATGGAAAGAAGCAAGAACAATGAGAGAGGCCATGGAAAGAAGGGGAGTGAAGAAGTCTGCTGGGTTCAGTTGTGTGGAAATCTCTGGAACTCTTTATAGTTTTATAGCTCACGATGAAACACATcctaattcaaaacaaatttatgaaaTACTAGAATTTATTGTAAGCCAAATGAAACTTGATGTTCATAAGGATATTCAAGAATATCCTTCTTTATGA